A genome region from Bufo gargarizans isolate SCDJY-AF-19 chromosome 2, ASM1485885v1, whole genome shotgun sequence includes the following:
- the LOC122929345 gene encoding NXPE family member 3-like isoform X2 — MVSHIKFSTSPMKCYYQLINPQSTYRVGEKVEVLITARDYNGQPKGYGGDFFQAKLHSPKLKAGVTGEVKDQGNGSYLATFLLPWPGEAQIHIRLIHSSEAVDVLKKKRESQPGKVYFFGFFQFNHTSEVMECNMEISTKNVCTYKDPVTGNTWQCVHPQKLACDTLVYHSMGGYRKVTNQLEDSLLKVSDRKLSWSIPPINVISDKGFSDLISKLPICRPGQGAPQPSGFYYKDKWTSLVCRAQHFLRPSDALACLKGKDIHMFGDSTLRQWFEYLERFIPSLKRIDLHANYKSGPLIAVDADAGLVMRWRAHGLPLRTGKTKMSDLHYEAAHLAGIGGGPHTAIVMTLWAHFTTYPVRFYIERLEGVRQAISSLLFRSPETTVIIKSANTGYKSIFGSDWLSLQLDILLREIFKGMQVIILDAWDMTSCHYLPDNIHPGPPVIKNEVDLMLSHICPK, encoded by the exons ATGGTGAGCCACATTAAATTTTCAACGAGCCCCATGAAATGTTATTACCAGCTGATAAATCCTCAAAGTACATACAGAGTTGGTGAAAAGGTGGAAGTTCTCATCACAGCTCGTGATTACAATGGTCAGCCAAAAGGTTATGGTGGAGACTTCTTCCAAGCCAAGCTCCATTCCCCAAAGCTTAAGGCTGGGGTGACCGGAGAAGTTAAGGATCAAGGTAATGGAAGTTACTTAGCTACCTTTCTCCTTCCATGGCCTGGGGAGGCGCAAATACACATCAGGCTCATTCATTCCAGTGAAGCTGTGGATGTTCTGAAGAAGAAGAGGGAGAGTCAACCTGGAAAG GTGTACTTCTTTGGATTCTTCCAGTTTAACCACACCAGTGAAGTGATGGAGTGTAACATGGAGATATCTACCAAAAATGTCTGCACATATAAAGACCCTGTCACTGGAAATACATGGCAGTGTGTGCATCCCCAGAAACTGGCCTGCGATACCTTGGTGTATCACTCCATGGGTGGCTACCGCAAAGTGACAAACCAGCTGGAGGACTCTTTACTGAAAGT GTCAGACAGGAAACTCTCTTGGTCCATTCCTCCAATTAACGTGATCTCAGATAAAGGATTTTCAG ATCTCATCTCCAAGCTCCCGATCTGTAGACCTGGACAAGGAGCTCCACAGCCTTCAGGCTTTTACTATAAGGACAAGTGGACATCACTAGTATGCCGGGCTCAGCACTTCCTTCGCCCTTCAGATGCTCTTGCTTGCCTCAAAGGGAAGGACATTCACATGTTCGGAGACTCCACTCTGCGCCAGTGGTTTGAATATTTGGAAAGGTTCATCCCAA gTCTCAAGAGGATAGACTTGCATGCTAACTACAAGTCGGGTCCTCTGATAGCCGTAGATGCTGACGCCGGTCTGGTCATGCGATGGCGCGCTCATGGATTACCTTTAAGGACCGGCAAGACCAAAATGTCCGACCTCCACTATGAAGCAGCTCACTTGGCTGGTATCGGTGGGGGGCCCCACACTGCGATAGTGATGACCCTGTGGGCCCACTTTACCACCTACCCTGTGAGGTTTTACATTGAACGGCTGGAGGGAGTCCGTCAGGCAATCTCATCTCTTCTTTTTCGAAGCCCTGAGACGACGGTGATCATTAAATCGGCCAATACGGGTTATAAGTCAATATTTGGCAGTGACTGGTTGTCTCTTCAGCTGGACATTTTACTGAGGGAGATCTTCAAAGGAATGCAAGTTATAATCCTGGATGCCTGGGACATGACATCCTGCCACTATCTTCCTGACAATATCCACCCAGGTCCTCCAGTCATCAAGAACGAGGTGGACCTTATGTTGTCTCATATATGTCCAAAATGA
- the LOC122929345 gene encoding NXPE family member 3-like isoform X1 produces the protein MLSACWVMANATSSSSSDVKNGCASFIYRFLTIDKLEKYKPPLPKWYLQPIETRNTKFLQLIDWPGPPSMVSHIKFSTSPMKCYYQLINPQSTYRVGEKVEVLITARDYNGQPKGYGGDFFQAKLHSPKLKAGVTGEVKDQGNGSYLATFLLPWPGEAQIHIRLIHSSEAVDVLKKKRESQPGKVYFFGFFQFNHTSEVMECNMEISTKNVCTYKDPVTGNTWQCVHPQKLACDTLVYHSMGGYRKVTNQLEDSLLKVSDRKLSWSIPPINVISDKGFSDLISKLPICRPGQGAPQPSGFYYKDKWTSLVCRAQHFLRPSDALACLKGKDIHMFGDSTLRQWFEYLERFIPSLKRIDLHANYKSGPLIAVDADAGLVMRWRAHGLPLRTGKTKMSDLHYEAAHLAGIGGGPHTAIVMTLWAHFTTYPVRFYIERLEGVRQAISSLLFRSPETTVIIKSANTGYKSIFGSDWLSLQLDILLREIFKGMQVIILDAWDMTSCHYLPDNIHPGPPVIKNEVDLMLSHICPK, from the exons ATGTTGTCAGCCTGCTGGGTGATGGCcaatgctacctcctcttcctcatccgatgtcaagaatggctgcgcctCG TTTATTTACAGGTTTCTAACTATAGATAAGTTGGAGAAGTACAAACCACCCTTGCCCAAGTGGTATCTCCAGCCTATCGAAACCCGGAACACCAAGTTTCTACAGTTGATTGACTGGCCTGGACCTCCATCCATGGTGAGCCACATTAAATTTTCAACGAGCCCCATGAAATGTTATTACCAGCTGATAAATCCTCAAAGTACATACAGAGTTGGTGAAAAGGTGGAAGTTCTCATCACAGCTCGTGATTACAATGGTCAGCCAAAAGGTTATGGTGGAGACTTCTTCCAAGCCAAGCTCCATTCCCCAAAGCTTAAGGCTGGGGTGACCGGAGAAGTTAAGGATCAAGGTAATGGAAGTTACTTAGCTACCTTTCTCCTTCCATGGCCTGGGGAGGCGCAAATACACATCAGGCTCATTCATTCCAGTGAAGCTGTGGATGTTCTGAAGAAGAAGAGGGAGAGTCAACCTGGAAAG GTGTACTTCTTTGGATTCTTCCAGTTTAACCACACCAGTGAAGTGATGGAGTGTAACATGGAGATATCTACCAAAAATGTCTGCACATATAAAGACCCTGTCACTGGAAATACATGGCAGTGTGTGCATCCCCAGAAACTGGCCTGCGATACCTTGGTGTATCACTCCATGGGTGGCTACCGCAAAGTGACAAACCAGCTGGAGGACTCTTTACTGAAAGT GTCAGACAGGAAACTCTCTTGGTCCATTCCTCCAATTAACGTGATCTCAGATAAAGGATTTTCAG ATCTCATCTCCAAGCTCCCGATCTGTAGACCTGGACAAGGAGCTCCACAGCCTTCAGGCTTTTACTATAAGGACAAGTGGACATCACTAGTATGCCGGGCTCAGCACTTCCTTCGCCCTTCAGATGCTCTTGCTTGCCTCAAAGGGAAGGACATTCACATGTTCGGAGACTCCACTCTGCGCCAGTGGTTTGAATATTTGGAAAGGTTCATCCCAA gTCTCAAGAGGATAGACTTGCATGCTAACTACAAGTCGGGTCCTCTGATAGCCGTAGATGCTGACGCCGGTCTGGTCATGCGATGGCGCGCTCATGGATTACCTTTAAGGACCGGCAAGACCAAAATGTCCGACCTCCACTATGAAGCAGCTCACTTGGCTGGTATCGGTGGGGGGCCCCACACTGCGATAGTGATGACCCTGTGGGCCCACTTTACCACCTACCCTGTGAGGTTTTACATTGAACGGCTGGAGGGAGTCCGTCAGGCAATCTCATCTCTTCTTTTTCGAAGCCCTGAGACGACGGTGATCATTAAATCGGCCAATACGGGTTATAAGTCAATATTTGGCAGTGACTGGTTGTCTCTTCAGCTGGACATTTTACTGAGGGAGATCTTCAAAGGAATGCAAGTTATAATCCTGGATGCCTGGGACATGACATCCTGCCACTATCTTCCTGACAATATCCACCCAGGTCCTCCAGTCATCAAGAACGAGGTGGACCTTATGTTGTCTCATATATGTCCAAAATGA